A DNA window from Helianthus annuus cultivar XRQ/B chromosome 15, HanXRQr2.0-SUNRISE, whole genome shotgun sequence contains the following coding sequences:
- the LOC110911032 gene encoding acyl-CoA-binding domain-containing protein 3 encodes MELVQELVFTISFSLIVSLLIAKLFSVGSSGNSSVSIRVEEKIEKEGNFDDPVKGCEEGGFGCLEGDLGSGVVVDCGGGEGAGYVFDESPERNEDDNGDAGLVKSDEGNMVTFSGSLVEEDCVKCVEVETESISGVGVCYVFDESHERTECKDDDDGSLVKSDEGNLVNFSGLLVQENCVKSVEVDTESGSGVGVRYVFDESPERTECKEGGGNLVKSDEGNVVNFTGSLVQEDCVKSVEVERVFSAINDGEVKGEEEDEMFDDDWQGVETTELERRFGAAVAFMDAKVNSGVVNLIDNEVKVELYGLHRVAIEGSCFEPQPMALKVSARANWNSWKRFENLGREDAMEQYIALLSRHVPGWMGSHSYDKQ; translated from the exons ATGGAGCTTGTTCAAGAGTTAGTTTTCACAATCTCCTTCTCTCTCATAGTGTCTCTGTTAATCGCCAAGTTGTTTTCAGTCGGGTCGAGTGGGAATTCAAGTGTTTCGATTAGGgttgaagaaaagattgaaaaagagGGAAACTTTGATGATCCGGTGAAGGGTTGTGAAGAGGGTGGTTTTGGGTGTTTGGAGGGTGATTTGGGAAGTGGGGTTGTGGTTGATTGTGGTGGTGGAGAGGGTGCAGGCTATGTGTTTGATGAAAGTCCTGAGAGAAATGAAGATGATAATGGTGATGCTGGTTTGGTGAAAAGTGATGAGGGTAATATGGTAACTTTTAGTGGATCATTAGTTGAAGAAGATTGTGTGAAGTGTGTTGAAGTAGAGACAGAAAGCATTAGTGGAGTTGGTGTCTGTTATGTGTTTGATGAAAGTCATGAGAGAACTGAATGtaaggatgatgatgatggtagtTTGGTGAAAAGTGATGAGGGTAATTTGGTAAATTTCAGTGGATTATTAGTTCAAGAAAATTGTGTGAAATCTGTTGAAGTAGACACAGAAAGTGGCAGTGGAGTTGGTGTACGCTATGTGTTTGATGAAAGTCCTGAGAGAACTGAATGTAAGGAAGGTGGTGGTAATTTGGTGAAAAGTGATGAGGGTAATGTGGTAAATTTCACTGGGTCATTAGTGCAAGAAGATTGTGTGAAATCTGTTGAAGTAGAACGGGTATTTTCTGCCATTAATGATGGTGAAGTGAAGGGTGAAGAGGAAGATgagatgtttgatgatgattggCAGGGGGTTGAGACGACGGAGTTGGAGAGGAGGTTTGGTGCTGCGGTAGCGTTTATGGATGCTAAGGTTAATAGTGGTGTTGTGAATTTGATTGATAATGAAGTGAAGGTAGAGTTATATGGGCTTCATAGGGTTGCCATTGAAGGGTCTTGCTTTGAGCCGCAACCAATGGCTCTCAAGGTGTCTGCTCGCGCCAATTG GAATTCGTGGAAACGTTTCGAAAATTTGGGGCGCGAAGACGCGATGGAACAATATATTGCTCTTCTTTCTCGACATGTTCCGGGTTGGATGGGAAGCCACTCTTAT GACAAACAATGA